The Micropterus dolomieu isolate WLL.071019.BEF.003 ecotype Adirondacks linkage group LG23, ASM2129224v1, whole genome shotgun sequence DNA window ACACGTCCAGCACACCCAGATTGTTGGCCGCTGCGGCCAGCTGCGCGCCCAGTTGGCGGCGGCGGCAGGGACGGCAGGTAGCGTGAAGCCGACTGAGGAGGTAGATCGGGGGCCAGAGCATCCCCCTCAACAGGGAGGGGATCCGGGCCGGCGTCTTCCTCACTCTCCTCGCAGATGAAGGAGAGCTCACACTGCCGGAAATACTCCCAGTGCTGCTGTCGCCGGATGAGAGGAATGGCTCGGCAGTCAACACACGGCAGCGGTTGGCGGATGCCATCTCTGCCGTGGTCCCTGCCGAGGCATGCAAAGCAGAAGTGATGAGTGTCTACCCCGGCGATCAGACCGGGGCATGACGGGCAAAGGCGAGCTTCAAGGAGCGGCGAAAccatccgtggaggtgaagGTCAGTGGGCGGTTCGCCatctgtctgaagaaaaaaggatgctgagcagtgaggacaacgctatttatacggtacgcacgtacagtagcgacgtccaattggttggctacttacagtatgcaaaatttcagtggctgagtacgtgcgtgtgataggaggagaggtagtacccatagagtccagtagagggcggagcctgtgtgagatagaactaaCTCACCAGATAAGATCACTctgttcttctttacctctttcttttatttttgtgtgaaaacacatttactgtGGATCCTAAGAAGAGATTGTTGTTCACCACACAACATACTCCCTGCCTGCAGAAGAAGACGGAACCCCCGTGTGCTTAATTGAGAAAAGGATAACCTTGAGCCCGCTTTCTTGACATTGATGTTGACTTAGCTGTTTTTCATCCCAACTGCCGCCGAACAAAAAGCCTGCATTAAACAGTGCCCGAccttagggctgggcgatatggaccaaaaagtcatatccctGTACTGTAAGGCTGAATACCGGTATAAAATATACATCATATTTTCTGCTAAAtgtgctggggggggggggggggggggataacaACACTGTGATGCTTTGCCTTGCCTACAATCGACCAATCAAATTTCACATGCAGCCGATTCCAGCCAATGACAGGACGGCAGTCTGAGCACACGCAGCCAATCGCTCTAAGCGTAGATCACTGATGCAACGGAGATGCAACAGACCTATACTGAACAACAAAGTGCGTTGTGAATCAAATAGTCCCCCTCCAAAACAATACCACGCCACATTGTGGGGTACATGCAGTCTCTGAACTGTACTGGTGTGTTATTTGAGAGCTGTGTTCACCTCAATCAGCAGgctgaggaccgtcattcaaGGCGCAGTCGAGCTCAATCATCAGCTGAATCATTCTCTACAGAAAAGACAATGACAATCTGTAACGCGTTACTTTATGTGATTACTTGCATTACTACTGAAATAACAGTAAAACTTGTAGGAACCACTTATTTCCCCTCAGCTTCGAAATTCCCCAGCTCAAATTTAATTATTGAGCCTAAATGAGTATTTTGTCCTCTTGACTAAAGGCTATTTTCCTTCAGATTAAACAATTAGGCAAGGGTTAAAATGAACAACCAGCTCTTTTTATACATGAAAAGTTAACGTCAATAAAGTCACAGTTATTGCACAGTTTGTGTAACTAATTTCCTTTTTACTCACGCCACAACGTTTTGGAATTCGAAATAAAAAGTAACAAGAAATTACAATTAACGCTAGTCATCAATCAGGTACTACATTGGGTGTAGCCTATTACTTTTGACACAAGCAAGGAACGAGTAACTATCTTGTACAGCGGAGCCCAGCAGTGAGTTTGTGGGACGTCCTTCGGTGAGACGCGGAGGGATCTACGCTCAGCAGCACGGTTTGTCCCGGTGACGCAGTTGGTTGCTAGGTGTGAATGAAGTGGTGCTTTCTCACAATTAAGCAGCGCCTCAGTTTACAGGTCGTCCACAACAAAGCAACAACTCGTCCTTTTGTTACGCTGCCCCGGATATTCCGAGCTAAAACATGGCTCTTTAAACTCGTGAAGTAGTCAGACCCGAAAAGAAGACGTGCTTTGCTTTAGCAACGCACCCCCAAGTGCTCTTCAGTTTTCTCTGCAATAATGGAGTAAGTGAAACTGTCTGTTGCCGCTGTCCATACAGCTGTGTCAAGTTTGTTATTGTGTTGGTACAGTAGTTGTATCTGCTTGTGTGTCACAAGTTGTTGCTGCTGCGGAATGGTCCGTTATTTGGCAGGTGTCTCTTTAAactttttattctattttaataTCTTCGTTTAGACaatttatgtaatattttatgcTTCTTGACTTTCCTTCCTGAGTTTAGGCTGTTTTTGGTTGCTTTGATAAGGTGCTTGGCAGGTTGTGATGGGCTAGTTGTGAACTGCTATGGTaactttcatttaaatgtatgcTCTGTAAACTGCAGGTACTACAGTATCACATTTATGTCACATTCAGTTGTATGTTATGCCAGGTTTATTTGATACCACATTTTTGTCACCTAAACTGCTTAAGTGATCACACAGAggtgattaatttaattaatttatcataaGCAGCTGATCTGTATTAATCCAATTTAAAGATCAGGGTGTCTCTCACTCAGAGAGTGCTTCTTGACAACAGTTGTGCTGTTGACAGCGTCACTACAGTAGGTCCCACGTGTTTTGAGGACGTCAAGTGCATTTTGCTTTGAGGCAGGTCAAAACCCAAAGGACAGAGCTCTCACTTCTGTATCACTGACCGTGACAATTTTGGAATAGTTTGTCATTGGAATTGCttattttcaattcagtttttaaataattgaaCTATAttatatgtgtttttaaaggtgcATGCTTAGGAGAGGTAATACCCCATGATTCTTACATGATTGATTTGTAGGTGATTTCTTGATTGTAGCTCATCATTGTGTCATGATGAGAAACTTGCTGAGGGCAGCAAGTGTGATATTTCTGATTTCATCTGAATAAGTTGTATCTTTGTAACAGCACATTTCTGAACCCTCTTTCTTTTTACCCTCTAGGTTTCATTATGCTCACCCAGCCCCGCTCTCTGTGGCCCATCTGTCAGACCCTGCTTGCTCTCAGCATATGCTTGGACTTGGACTGAATCAAAGCACCAATAGACAAAATGATGGCAACATCAGCTCCTGTTTGGAAGACACTTCGTGTCTGCCCGGCAGAccccctcgctctctctcacccacAGGCTAACCCCAGCCAATCACAGGGGTGCAGGGGGGAGGTGTCAGAGGAGAGTCAGCACTTAATTGGTGAGTTGCAGCGAGTatgcttttttatatttttccccATTTCAGGTGGGCTCGGCACTGCAGCACATTCGTCCTTCTTGAACAGTAAGTAATAAACTAGCTACGTCTAATATCTTCACATGCTGCAACTATATTTTGAACAAATCTTGCTTTGCATTTACTACTGTCGATCAGATTGTGCTTTTAGGAAACTGCTACGTGCAGCGTTGGATGACAtttttgatattgatatttttataacGTTTGCATGAACGTTATAACTTAGCTGTATTATTTTCCTCCTCCAGACAGCTTGTAACGACTGCATGATGaacaatttattttctctccttAATAGGTAATGGTCTCACTGACTGGATGACGGAAGAAGTGGATTTCTCCTCGTACCTCCCAAAccctccttcccctccctcctccaccaaTGCCTCCCTTCCACCTTCACCCCTTCAGAATGATATCCAGGTGCCCTCTGACTTGGAGGTCATGACCTCTCTGCTGCAAGAGGAACTTGCCCAACTAGAGGACTACTTCCTGTCTGAACCACTGCCAGAGAAAGGGCCGAGGCTGGGAAAATGCGACAGGGGTCCACTGCCGGCAGGTCCTCAGTCGTTCAGTCAGCTGCCATATGCATCATACTCTTCATCCAACCAATCGGAATCCAGCCCACTTCTTGTTACCCTGGCAACCGGAGAACTGGACCTGCTGAGTATCTGTGGCGGGCCCATTGGGCGATCCAAAATTCCAAGACACGCCCCGTACAGCTGCAGTCGCCCCAGTGGGTGTGGTAGGAAAAGAGTTCCTGATGGTGTTAGGTTCAGTGAAGGCTATGATAACAGTTTGTTGAGTTCCAAAGGAAGTAACTCAGGTAACTCAGCCGTGACCCTTACAGGTAACTACGGCTGTGAAGAGGACCAGCAGCTGGTAGGGAAAAGCTACTGTCTGAGTAGTGCAGTTGAGGTCAGAAGATGTGCCGCTCTaccaaaagaagagaaaaattgCTGTTTCAGTCAAGATGTCATAGGTGGTGCGAAGGTTGTTGGTGGTGGATTTGGCTTTGGTGGATCACTTGATGTCCCACATAAGAAAGAGGATCTGCTGATGTACAGCATGAGGGAGGTCAGCGGAGGCACTGGTAACAACGAGGTGCTGAATAGTATCAAAGCTAGTGTGGAGGTGACAAAAGCCAGCGTTTCTTGGAAAACAGAGGGCAACGAGGGTTGTTATCTCCCGGCACCAGCACAGTGTGAGGCCTATCATAGCTTCTTAGGCAACATCAACGAACAGGTGAAATCAGAGAGTCTACAGATAGCGCAGCATGATTTACACTGTAATTTCCTGGAGGATCAGGGCCCAGAGTGTCTTGTAATGGCTAGGGAGAGTCTGAACTTGGAGTCTTCAGGGCACAGACAAGCGTGCAGGCTGAAGGAAGACCACTGTGCTGTGAAATATGAAGCGGACGTCATTCCAGCTGAAGGGGGTGAGCGcaaacagaagaagagagatCAGAACAAAACTGCCGCTCACAGGTAGGTTTTAGTTTCTGCTTGATGAAATATAACTTTTGACATGATTTCACAGGTACAGAGCTTAATTTAATCTTTGTTTTGCTTAATGCAGGTATCGCCAGCGAAAAAGGGCGGAGCTAGATTCTTTGGAGGAACAGTTGCATTGCCTTGAAGGGAGGAACCGGGAGCTCCGAGACAAGGCAGAGTCGGTAGAACGTGAAATCCAGTATGTCAAAGACCTGCTGATTGAAGTTTACAAGGCCCGTAGCCAAAGGCACAAGCAGGGCACAACAGCGTAACACCAAGCTCCTACAAGTACATTAAAAGAGGGCGCAACAgggaaaatgtatttgttttttttttcatggcgGGCGGGTAAATGCATGCATTGCTAATGTGaagtattttttacattttaaatcaacacTTTATCCAATGCTTCCATTGCTTTCTATCACTTGAGCCTGCACTGTGGCATTGCAATGCTTTAAATGACAATCATTTTTAACAGATCTCACAATGCGTTAGTCTACTAACTGAAATAGGGTCATTTCTGAAGAGGTAATGTTTATTCATTATGCAGGTTAAACATTTTAAGAGCCTTACATAGGAACTGATGTCAGCAATAGTACTTaatgttttttctatttcaaattttatttgaaataaattgtTGTTGGTGTCAACATGTAAAACAGCATCATTATTTTAAGCACATCTTTCAAACCAAATACTTTTCTAGAGTCTACCCTCCTTTGAAcagcaaattatattttaattgctatgaatattttaaaatattatgtagtaataatatttttattattattattattattattattattataatggcGGTTGAAGATTATTGGCTTTTACGAATGCGGAAAGAACCGCTAACATACAAAGATTTTAGAAACAATCaactttagaaaaaaataaccattttaatcattttaatatggttaagaaaaatgttttgacaaaCTATTTGATTGACTTCAGGTTTAGTGCAGCACTAATTGGTTATTGGCATTTGTAtgttttgagaatatttttttcccttttctttttgctgAAGGTCAAACATCTACATTTTACCCTgctttgttaaaaacattacattctctttacctttgttttattttcccgatgtttgctttacttttaatgtaataaaacagtttggttttttttggcaGCAGCAGTGATTGCAAATCATAGATTCTGTGACCTAAAGAGAactaatttatcatttatattgTTTTGATGGTGGAAAGTGACATTGTATTGTTTGTGGCAATCTGTAAACTTTTCTTCTCTTGCATATTGCAAATTATACAATCTATTTTGCAGCTCAGGATATGCAATTTGTCCTCCAGTTTTTAATGTCAGTGGATGATTCATGGCAGGTAAAATGAAGTGAAGATTTCCCTGCTGTTGACATACAGGTTTTTCTGATGTAAAAAAGGGTTTCCTTATGTACAAATATTGTAGCTAGTGGAGATTTAGCAGCCTCCCTCTGCATGTTTTTCCATAAACGTATCTCTCTCTTGGAATAGAAAATGTAGTATTTCAGAACGGGGATTTTTTTCTCTAAACTGCTTGTTATGGCAATAAGTTTTATAGGCCTCTGGCTGATCTGCACTAATTTGTAAGAACTTTTGTATGTTCAGGGAGTGGAGTGTGTTAGCCTTTTCTTTGTAGAAAATTTACCGAAGAAATCCCATTAGATTATCTGTTAAGGCTTTAGCAGCCTTAGCTTTGGTGTAAGAGGATAAGGTCTAAATAATTTTCCAGTTCATTAGTTGCAAAGCGATTAACCACTATTGTTACTGCTAAACAATGCCgaggtagatttttttttctatgcatatttattttaagacaATCTTGGATATGAGCGCTGACATTTAGTGGTTTATTTAGTTTTAGGCAAGAACTTTGTCACATTGTTCGACTGCCCTGCGGTGTACTATCAACTTCGATgttaaaaaccaaaaatgtgtAATGACAGCACATTCTAACGCTTTGTAATTTCAAGTTAATTTTACCATATGCATATTTCTTTGTGATACGTCAACTTTTTTCCTTTCAACAATAAAGTGTGTCATCAACTCTGTCCgtggtgttttttttcaaaggtTTTCTGTTCGACTTGGTGAATTGCATGGGAATTATTTTTGCTTGCACCGACTGTTAAAGCCTTATAATTACAAATTACAGGCTGCTGTCTAATTGAGCTGGAAAACAAGTCCTGCCTTTTTGAATGTAATAAAACTCGTTTTTGACAAAGCAAAGTTCAAACATCCGGGGCCTGATGGACGCCGACAAGCGCTCCTTTCTGATCCGAATGAGGGGAAatgaaaacttttattttattactattattattatttagtcaATGTTACGCTGCAAAGAGAACAATTTAAATAGGaacaaacaattaattaaaCGTCCAACACACCGAAAAAAATGCCAGTCTGTTGTTTGCAATGCCCCGACAgttcaataaatcaaatcaattttCTTTATatggtcagaaataaaaaaaactcaaatttgCTTCAAAAGGTGTAGAAAATAAAATCGGCTCAGCATATGATGCCGTTTATCTTTCTACATGGTCCATTCAGATAATCAAAAATCGTTGACGTGCGCCACACCTAAACACACAACGGAAATGTACAAAAACTTAAACCCGCACTGCTGTTACATTATAGCACCATTTAAAAGGCAAAAGCTAAATTCCTCCTATAGTTCCTCATAGCGACTACCGTATCCGTGATTGTTGGGGAGTGGGAAAAGTAGCCTATAAGGAGTCTCTTCACggattaaaaacaaactgcgTTATTTCTGCGCATTTCGATTACAGTTGCCTTGCTTCTTCTCATTAAGTCTGGATAACTTGTGTCATGAAATGAAACAGCAGATCAACATCAACAGTAACAGTTTTATTTCAACTCATGTAACCACAGTTTGAGTGGTGCCAACAAAGATCTTCATTAGTCACTTTTTATTTGCACCATTTTTATTTGATACATTAGCTTCACTTCAGAAACAATATGAAACGGGATAGGATTATTATACTTATTGAGTCCTCTACCACATTGCTTACCACAGGGGGAATTCTTATTGTAATGTAAGGAAGGACAAGGACTATTCAAGTGTGGCATTCAAACCTGTTACCATTTCTACTGAACTGGACTCACTTGCAGCTGTCCAATGAGCTGATGATAGTCACATTGTGGAGGGGCAAGCTGTGAAGCCTGACGAAGTTTCTTACCGGCATCAAAGGATATCAGGACCTTCAAATAAATAGAAAGTAACAAACTTGAAACTAGTTTTATACAGTGTTTAAAGTGCCAACACATAGGTATGACAGAGGTATGACAAAATATTTGACTAACCCATAAAACGATATGAAATGAACTATGCAGTACACAGATTTCTATAAAGGAGCTCAAGGCAACTACTGATTAAGTCTTAAAGgtattaaaagaaaatagtGTGAATTGTTTTCTTCTATAAAAGTAGTAAATATATTGTTGCTCATATATTACAACATGTAACAATTACAAAAAGGTCCTTATATTCGAATTCTGAAAACAGTAAAGGAAAAATTGTGGTGACATCTGCCCTCCTGTAACCTGCTCTTCTCATTACCTGACGTATTGCGTCCCGCTCGCTGTACAGGCGCAGGGTTGCTATGGCAGCTTGTCTCACTGCATTATGGGAGTCTGTGCATGCAGCTCTCAGAAGTAAGCTGGACACATCCTCCTCCAACAACAAGGATACAGCGCCATCAACGTTTACCAGGTTTCCCATGGCTGCACAACAGTGACGACGTGTGAGGGCATCAGGGTCAGCGATCAGAGGCGCCAGCATGGCCGCTGTCCTGCTGGCTTCCTCTACCCACTTGCACCCCTCCTCATAGTCCACTCCCTGTTCTACTATAATAGCCAAATCTCCTGCACCCTCACTGTGTGAACTCTTGTGTTTATTCAGTTCCTTCTCTCTGCCCCACTTTGTAGTGTCACTGCCCTTTCCATTGGACCCATCTATTTTAAACCCTGCCCCTTCTGCAATGTATCCCAACCAGTTCCCAACTGCCTTGCAAGCCATCCGCCGGACAGGCATGCAGGAATCGTGAAGACAGTCTATCATGCTCCTGAAAATGTCAGGTTGCAGGGTGCGCAGTGTAGTAGGCCTGAATGGATCCAAATGTCCCAAAAGTCTGCATGTAGCAGCCCTGACCTGGTCATGAGAGTGAGCCAGCGCTTGGTGCAGCACCGAGGCTTCCAGGTGAAGCTGAAGGCAGGCAGGTCGAGGGGAACAGCGGGCTACTTGGGACAACAGAGTTAGGAGCTCCACGGCAGAGTCCCAAAGCACATCCAACTGCAGCAAGTCAGAGAGCAGAGAGCTGGCAGTTCTGGTTAGTGGAGTCTGGTGTTTGGAGGCAAAGAGTTGGCTGTTCCTGGGTGGCGCAAAAAAACCACAGGTAGCTTTTCTGAGGCAGGCAACAGAGCGCTCAGGGTCACACAGGAGCAAACGGCTCAGCAGGGAGAGAGGCAGCTCCAGTAGCGAAGGAGGAAGGGTTTGAATTACCTGCCAAAGCAcgaaaaaacaaaatcatccaGACAACTCATCACAGATCAAACACCtgacaacaaacaacacaacgctctcacaaaacacagagacattaagaTGTACAGTAGTGTGTGCCTGATGTGAGCCTATTGCAAGAGTTATCCTGTGTTGCATCAGAGAATTATGTTTGTCAGCGAGGTATTTATCGGAGAATGGGAAGGCCCTAACCTGCAGGAGGCTTGGAACAATACCACAACCGTCATACAACTGGATAATGGTGGACATGGTGTGTGAAGGCAGGTCCAGGGCAAATGGAAAGCACAACAAGTGGCAGCTCAACACAGACAGGCTGTCGCAACTCAGATCCACCTCAAGTCTCCCAGGATTGCCTTCAGCAAACAAATCAAGACTGCTGGGTATAAAAGATGTTATTGTTAGCTCTAGGCGTAGTAGCAGTACTGCTTTAAGATTGGTGGTACTTATGAAACAGTGTGTTAATTAGGAAATCCGAACACCCACCAGTCAGTGCCCAGCATCTGGCCAAGAGTGTATACACATTTTGATTCGCACTCAGAAAACAGCGGAATGCACGAGTAAGGATCCTTGGTGAAGAGAAACAGCGCGGTAGACAGGAAAGAATACAGCCCTgatgaacaaataaaatgaaaagatatGTAAAATACACTAACAGTCTTTTTATATATGGCAGACTGCATAGGACACAGacactaataaaataaaatataatatatatacatatacacacacatatatacacacatacacacaccatttGCTGAACAGAAGTCTGTGTCTGGTGTTTTCCTTAGTAGCGAAGTGCCAATTCTTTTCCACAGATCCAAAAACATTACTGGATCTAAACA harbors:
- the LOC123963952 gene encoding uncharacterized protein LOC123963952 — protein: MMATSAPVWKTLRVCPADPLALSHPQANPSQSQGCRGEVSEESQHLIGNGLTDWMTEEVDFSSYLPNPPSPPSSTNASLPPSPLQNDIQVPSDLEVMTSLLQEELAQLEDYFLSEPLPEKGPRLGKCDRGPLPAGPQSFSQLPYASYSSSNQSESSPLLVTLATGELDLLSICGGPIGRSKIPRHAPYSCSRPSGCGRKRVPDGVRFSEGYDNSLLSSKGSNSGNSAVTLTGNYGCEEDQQLVGKSYCLSSAVEVRRCAALPKEEKNCCFSQDVIGGAKVVGGGFGFGGSLDVPHKKEDLLMYSMREVSGGTGNNEVLNSIKASVEVTKASVSWKTEGNEGCYLPAPAQCEAYHSFLGNINEQVKSESLQIAQHDLHCNFLEDQGPECLVMARESLNLESSGHRQACRLKEDHCAVKYEADVIPAEGGERKQKKRDQNKTAAHRYRQRKRAELDSLEEQLHCLEGRNRELRDKAESVEREIQYVKDLLIEVYKARSQRHKQGTTA